The region gaaaagctcaatcattgagcttgtgctcagattgtctgagtgcgacaatcacttgaatcgagtgggagttgatcttccagagatagtgatgtttctccaaagtcattgccaccaagctgctagagcttcgtgatgaactataacatatcagggatagatatgatgatccttgaggtattcgcgatgtttgacaccgcgaaagtagaaatcaagaaggagcatcaattgttgatggttggtaaaaccactagtttcaagaagggcaagggcaagaagggatacttcatgaaacggcaaattagttgttgctccagtgaagaaacccaaggttgaacccaaacccgagactaagtgcttctgtaataaggggaacaaccactggagcagaattaccctagatacttggtagatgagaaggctggcaaggtcgatagaagtatattggatatacattatgttaatgtgtactttactagtactcctagtagcaccagggtattaagataccggttcagttgctaagtgttagtaactcgaaataaaagagctacggaataaacggagactagctaaaggtgagctgacgatatgtgttggaagtgtttccaagtttgatgtgatcaaacatcgcacgctccctctaccatcaagattagtattaaacctgaataattgtcatttggtgtttgcgttgagcatagacatgattggattatgtctatcgcaatacggttattcatttaaggagaataatggttactctatttatttgaataataccttcaatggtcttgcacctaaaggaatggtttattgaatctcgatcgtagtgatacacattttcataccaaaagatataagatagtaatgatagtaccacttacttgtggcactgccatgtaagtcatattggtataaaacgcatgaagaagctccatgttgatggatctttggactcactcgtttttgaaaagtttgagacatgcgaaccatgtctattggtgtatacgcatgaagaaactccatgcagatggatcgtttggactcacttgattttgaatcacttgagatatgcaaatcataccacatgggcaagatgactaaaaagcctcgtttttcagtaaaatggaacaagaaagcaacttgttggaagtaatacattttgatgtgtgcagtccaatgagtgctgaggcacgtagtggatatcgttatgttcttacttcacagatgattcgagtagatactgagtatatttacttgatgaaacacaagtctgaattattgaatggttcaagtaattttagagtgaagttgaagatcatcgtgacaagaggataaaatgtctatgatatgatcatagagatgagtatctgagttacgagctttggcacacaattaagacattgtggaaattgtttcacaattaataccgcctggaacaccatagtgtgatggtgtgtccgaacatcatagttgcaccctattggatatggtgcgtaccatgatgtctcttatcgaattgccactatcgttcatgggttaggcattagagacaaccgcactcactttaatagggcaccacgtaattccgttgagacaacaccgtttgaactatggtttggagaaacctaagttgtcgtttcttaaaagtttggggctgctacgcttatgtgaaaaagtttcaggttgataagctcgaacccaaagcggataaaatgcatcttcataggacacccaaaacagttgggtatacctcctaattcagatccgaaagcaatggggattgtttcttgaatcgggtcctttctcaaggaaaagtttgtctcggaaagttgagtgggagcatggtggagacttgatgaggttattaaaccgtcacttcaactagtgtgtagcagggcacaggaagatgtttctgtggcgcccacaccaattgaagtagaagcttatggtagtgatcatgaagtttcggatcaagtcactaccgtacctcgtagggtgacaaggatgcgtactacttcagagtggtataataatcctgtcttgaaggtcatgttgctagacaacaatgaacctacgagctatggagaagtgatggtgggcccgtattccgacaaatggttagaagccgtgaaatccgagataggattcatgtatcagaacaaagtatggactttggtggacttgcccgatgatcggcaagccattgagataaatggatctttaagaagaagacagacgtggacggtaatgtcaccatctatgaagctcgacttgtggcgaagagtttttcacaagttcaaggagttgactacgatgagattttctcatccgtagcgatgcttaaagtccgtcggaatcatgttagcattagttgcatttatgaaatctggcagatggatgtcaaaacgagtttccttaccagttttcgtaaggaaaggttgtatgtgatacaatcagaaaggttttgtcgatcctaaggatgctaaaaggtatgctggctccagcgatccttctaaggactagagtaagcatctcggagttggaatgtacactttgatgagatgatcaaagattttgggtttatacaaagtttatgagaaacttgtatttccaaagaagtgagtgggagcactatagaatttctggtgagtatatgttgttgacatattgttgatcagaaatgttgtagaatttctagaaagcataaagggttgattgaaaggagttttcaagggaaaacctggattaagttacttgaacattgagcatcaagatctgtgaggatagatcaaaaacgcttaatggtactttcagatgagcacataccttgacatgatcttgaaggtgttcaagatggatcagtcaaagaaggagttcttgcctgagttgtaaggtatgaagttaaaacttaaagctcgaccacggcagaagaaaggggaaggacgaaggtcgtcccctatgcttttgtcataggctctatacggtatgccatgatgagtaccgcacctgatgtgtgccttgccacatgtctggcaagagggtacaaaggtgatcaaggagtggatcaccgggCAGCGGTCAAAaattccttggagtaataaggacatatttctcgattatggaggtgataaagagttcgacataaagggttacgtcgatgcaagctttaacacctatccgaatgactctgagtagcaaaccggatacgtatagtggagcgaccatttggaatagctccaagtggagcgtggaagcagcatttacaatatgacctagagatttgcaaagcacatacggatctgaatgttgcagacccgttgactaaaacctctctcacaagcaaaacatgatcaaaccacaGAACTCATTgaatcttaatcacatgatgatgtgaactagtttaatgacactagtaaactctttggatgttggtcacatggcgatgtgacctgtgagtgttaatcacatggcgatgtgaactagattattgactctagtgcaagtgggagactgttggaaatatgccctagaggcaataataaattatttattattatatttccttgttcatgataatcgtttattatccatgctataattgtattgataggaaactcagatacatgtgtgggtacatagacaacaccatgtccctagtaagcctctagttgactagctcgttgatcaatagatggttacggtttcctgaccatggacattggatgtcgtcgataacgggatcacatcattagaagaatgatgtgatggacaagacccaatcctaagcctagcacaaagatcgtagttcgtatgctaaagcttttctaatgtcaagtatcatttccttagaccatgagattgtgcaactcccggataccgtgggaatgctttgggtgtaccaaacgtcacaacgtaactgggtggctataaaggtgcactacaggtatctctggaagtgtctgttgggttggcacgaatcgagattgggatttgtcactccgtgtgacggagaggtatctctgggcccactcggtaggacatcatcataatgtgcacaatgtgatcaaagagttgatcgcgggatgatgtgtcacggaacaagtaaagagacttgccgataacgagattgaacaaggtatcggtataccgacgatcgaatctcgggcaagtacaataccgctagacaaagggaattgaatacaggattgattgaatcctcgacatcgtggttcatccgatgagatcatcgtggaacatgtgggagccaacatgggtatccaaatcccgctgttggttattggccagagagctgtctcagtcatgtctgcatgattcccgaacccgtagggtctacacacttaaggttcggtgacgctagagttgttatgggaattagtgtgcagttaccgaatgttgttcggagtcccggatgagatcccggacgtcacgaggagttcccgaatggtccggaggtaaagatttatatatgggaagtcctattttggccaccggaaaatgttcgggatttttcggtattgtaccgggaaggttctagaaggtttcggagtgaggcccacctgcatggggggacccacatgaacgtgggtagtgggggcaaggccccacacccctggttaaggcgcaccaagatccccccttagaaggaataagatcatatcccgaagggataagatcaagatccctaaaaaagggggataacaatcggtggggaaggaaatgatgggatttctttcctgccacctttgccaacgccccaatggacttggagggaaagaaaccagccccctccacccctatatatagtggggaggcgcatgggagcttcacccttgcccctggcgcagcccttcacctctcccaagtcctcctactctcccgcggtgcttggcgaagccctgcaggattgccacgctcctccaccaccaccacgcggtcgtgctgctgctggacggagtcttccccaacctcttcctctctccttgctggatcaaggcatgggagacgtcaccgggctgcatgtgtgttgaacacggaggtgccgtccgttcggcactaggatctccggtgatttggatcacgacgagtacgactccttcacccccgttctcttgaacgcttccgcttagctatctacaagggtatgtagatgcactctccttcccctcgttgctagtctctccatagatggatcttggtgactcgtaggaaaattttgaatttctgctacgttccccaacaggagcagcatcaacatgttgtggtaaactttttgtcccatttggggcaggtttgggatatgcttctcacaaaccagagcttctcacaacaagcctgatggtttcggtaggaaacgtcccacctttggggacgaaatgatatccattgccgcttattgctttcaaaaattttctcgtgtcaacataaaacaacaggagtggtgtgtcaatttttaggattttcggggttcgtttggacatttttatgcattaattcagttttcaatgtatttatgtgcataattcaaatttgaactacatggacatgctctaatgcatataaattggttgaaaattcaaatttgtgtccttggttgcatgcttaggtcccatgcaagaaatgggaatgagtgtcaaacaccctgccaccatcactcggccacaaacattgagatacctggtttttaaattctagtaaatcccaaactcgtctaaaattcatgaaacttggcatgctatcatggagcggcatcaacatgccgtggtaattttttgtcccatttggggcaggtttggggatatgcttctcacaaaccagagcttctcacaacaagcctgatggtttcggtagaggaacgtcccacctttggggacgaaatgatatccattgcctcttattgctttcaaattttttctcgtgtcaacatagaacaacaagagtggtgtgtcaatttttaggatttttcaggttcgtttggacatttttatacattaattgagttttcaatgcatttatgtgtataattcaaatctgaactatatgcacatgctctaatgcatataaattggttgaaaattcaaatatgtgcccttggttgcatgcttaggtcccatgcaagaaatgggaatgagtgtcaaacaccctgccaccatcactcggccacaaacattgagataacaggtttttaaattctagtaaatccaaaactcgtctgaaattcatgaaaattggcatgctatcatggagcggcatcaacatgtcgtggtaatttttttgtcccatttggggcaggtttggggatatgcttctcacaaaccagagcttctcaagcctgatggtttcgatagaggaacgtcccacctttggggacgaaatgatatccattgcctcttattgctttcaaattttttcttgtgtgaacatagaacaacatgagtgttgtgccaATTTGtaggatttttcagggttcgtttggacatttttatgcattaattgagtttttaatgcatttatgtgcataattcaaatttgaactacatgcgcatgctctaatgcatataaattggttgaaaattcaaatatgtgtccttggttgcatgcttaggtcccatgcaagaaatggaaatgaatgtcaaacaccctgccacgtcactcggccgcaaacattgagatacctggtttttgaattctagtaaatccaaaactcgtctgaaattcatgaaactcggcacgctatcatggagcggcatcaacatgttgtggtaaattttttgtcccatttgggacaggtttgggtataagcttcttacataccagagcttctcacaataagcctgctggtttcggtagggaacgtgccatctttggggacgaaatgatatccgctgcctcttattgctttcaaaaaagttctagtgtcaacatagaacaacaggagtgttgtgttaagttctagatttttttggggtttgtttggacatttttatacattaactgggttttctaggcattttacgtgcataattcaaatttgaactacatgcacatgctctagtgcatataaattggttgaaaaatcaaatctttatccttgggtgcatgcttaggtcccatgcaagaaatggaaatgaatttcaaacaccagggcactgttgattgccggcaaaacgccgagatactttgtttttaaattctagcaaatccaaaactcgtgtgaaattcatgaaacttatagGTTCCGGGAAGTTTGACAACTTACAGGTTCCGGaaagacaagggactagatagcttgagagtgggatttgctcctccggcgatggagagatattcttagggaccTCTTAGTGTGACGTCATCCATTATCGTCTGGCCAGACATAGATGACTACATCACGAGGATGCCGGAACAcgataacgagaaagaagaacaaaaccagtaacgatgATTTCAGTATAGTGAGCATGTGATTATttaggaggataccgatgcatcccggGTTTGTAAAGTATCACGAAGTAAAGGGAACATCGCATGATAACCACATATTCACTTGAATATCATTCATGTGCTCACAGGGACCGATATGGACGTCCACGATTCCGTCGTCGGTCATTAAACATACATTTTTCGTTAATATTCGTGAGTTACCGAAtttacggggtcacaagcttaaggcaatcacGATCTGCCGAGTATTAGTAGGACGGGAgtaatgagaatatatttgtgaaattgtttcattaatattcggaACAGTTCCAAGAGGATCCGGAAGtatttcggggtcaccggaagggtttcggaagGTATCAGGTAATACTGGGTATTACCGATAAATATTGTATAGGTGAAAAATGTTTCACGAGATGTTAGGAGTATATATAAAATGGTCTAAAAGTATTTAGAACAatgttatatttaatttaatatcaatgggTCTAAAAAGGCCAAGAGGTAGCCTTACTTCCTACTAGGGGAGGAGTCCAACTCCTCCCACTTTGTCCGGCGCCCCAGGAGACTTTCCCTCCTTGGTggctgcctccccctccccctctatcctatatatacttgaggtattggccgCAATTAAacatacaagttttggagcctcctctaattCTTCTAGTTCTTgtttagttggtcctagttgaatctcttgtcctcataattagaagtccGGTATGGCTTTAATCTCCCCCTTTAAATCTTCGGCGACGATTAACTCTGTAtggcgaagcgctgccggatcgtgaaggttgcgcgcttgcaaccaagtagagaggccatgCTTTCGGTCTTCAGTTCGAGGGATCGTTCATCGACAATTCGAGGGACTCCAAATACGATCTACATCGATACGTTCATATTTCTCTGCAACTCGGTGATGGTAACGATCGTGATCCCAACCTGTTATGCATCTCCATATTGATCTGGGTGTGCGTAGGTACGATTTTTTTGTTTTGTACTTTGTTTCCAACAGGCCCTAATCGACCTCATCAAGGACGTCAAGGACGACTACGACAACGAGTGAAGACGTCCACGGCCATGGCGGCCACGACCCAAAATCTAGTTTTTATGTAAATTTCAAGTTTAGTTTGTATGTGCGACGTTGATACTTTGTGGATGTTTATGTCATATATATCTTTTTTTTTTGCAATGTCTATTTGAGTATAAATTTGGAAGTCAGAAGGCTAACAAATTTTAGGATGCGGCGGCCCGTCGAATGTCCGGACGATCGAAACCGGACACGCATGTCCGTTTTGCTGAGCAAACGGACAAAATTCAGACAAAATATACGACGCGCTGTGCGTTGGAGGTGACCTTATCCAGTGCCCCCGTCCGAGGGGCCCCAGGTGCATGTACCCCGAGGACCATGAGCCAGTTTCCTCCGCTGACCTGTGGGGCCTACGGTGCATTCTCCATTGGTAGGCGGTAACGAATATTATCCGACCCGGGCGGCCCCGCGGGGCCGCCGTAAATCGGGAATTTCCGACAttgcccctcccccttcctctaacaAGTCGTCGCCTGGGGCCTCGTCGCCCCCCCTCGGCACAACGACCTCGACCCTCCCCCATTCCTCGCGAGGCGCGACCATGGCGAGCCGCGGCTGGCGTCGTCCGCTCGCCTCGCTGCCAGCCCTCGCCCTGGCCCTCCTTCTCCTCGCCGTCGCTGCCGCCGCGGCCGGATCCCCCGACCGGACCGCCCCCTCGCGGCCGCCGCTGGTGCTCCCGCTCACGCTCTCCTACCCCAACGCGAGCCGGGTCGCGTCGTCCAGGTCCAGGCGAGGGCTCGCCGAAGGAGGTCACCCCAGCGCCCGCATGCGCCTCCACGACGATCTCCTCACCAACGGGTCGGTACACTTCGGATTCCCCTCTCATTTCTTTCCTACCGAATTTGCTGGGTGTTCCGTTGGATCTGAGCTCGCGGATTGTTTTCGTATTGGTTAGGTATTACACGACGCGGCTGTACATCGGGACGCCCCCACAGGAGTTCGCGCTGATCGTGGACTCCGGGAGCACCGTCACCTACGTGCCCTGCGCctcctgcgagcagtgcggcaaccACCAGGTGGGCCTTGATTCTTCTGCTTCTATGCTCAGCTACCACTTCGAAACTTTGTGTGATGATTAGATTAATTGCGCATGGATATTTTGATACCCACACGGCCACACGTGAAACTGTAGGTGAATCATTGAAGCTAGCTAATTTAACATGTGGTTTCGCAGCTGACAAAAGTTTGTAATGCTACTTTGCATGCATCATTAATTCATTATGTAGGGATTTTAGTTCTCAGAACTCAGCACGTAATTTGTTGATAGATCAGGAAATTCAAGTTTATTTGTCATGTGGGTAGAGTGTAGGTGTGCTAAGAGCACCTTCTCAACCTGCAGGTACTATTAAAACTGAGGCAGACTAAATTATATGCTTTGTGTAATTGATCGATGACTCAAATTAACACTGTGTTTGGCATTCCTCAATGAATACCATTCTAATCTTGGTAACAACCAGCAAAAATTGGCTTTTGTTTGGTGGGCATTGTTTCAGCAAAAAGTTATTCTATTGGACTGCCAAACCTTGTGGCTTTGGTATAATTAGTCCTAAATAAGTGTTAGCTAACACtttttaattttctctccatgttctTGGTCCCTTGTCCCTTGCCGACAATGCATTTGGCAGGTGTTTGGCTTGGTCATGCCAATGTGTTTGTAGCGCCATTTTTTTTTGGTCTTGTTACCTGTTTAGTCACTACTAACCCCATTCTCAGTTCTAGATCTAGTATTGCTGTTTTTATAATCTGTGCTGATTATCTGAATGCAGAAGAAGATGCATGTATGCACGAAGAAAAATGCTTCCCATCCTTGTCATGTATTTTTAGTTTTTACTACATTCTATAGCCAAATCCAAGAAGATGCATCTATTGCTCTTGTCTTGTGTAACTCGCAGTCTGAAATTCCATTGGTAATGTCTTTGTTAGCCAATGTAAAGGGGCATAAGTGAGATGTATAGATGTCAGCCAACGTAAAGGAGAGTAAGTGGGATGTAAATAGAAACATAAACTAACCGATATGCGGCATTTGAAGTCTTGTACAGCCAATATCTTGTAGCCAAAGTAACATGTTAAAAAATAGAAACGCTGGAGACAAAAAGAGTTAGACTTTATGACTACTGTTGGTTACTGGTCTGTATAGTTTCAAGTAACCAAATTCATAAATAAATTAGATTTGCTGAAACCATCTTGATGCAACTGAAGAAATGTAATGATGGGCCATGATTTATGCAATTGCCATCATTGTTGTACCATCACATTTAGTATTCTATATTGTGTTTTGCTTATTGAATCGCCAAACATTGCGTTTAGACATGTGTGTAGTACTGGTGTGGAAATGATTTTGTTTTTGGCCTATTTTTATAATTCAAAATACATGAAGATGTGCATGCTGCCATAAGCATCATGCCATATAGGAAAATATTTCATTCTACTGGTCTTGGCGATCACCACTATTTATGCTTGTAAATTTTTCTTGATTACTAGGTAGTTAACGTATGCCGATGTTTTGCTTGATGTAGGATCCAAGGTTTCAACCTGATCTCTCCAGTACATATTCACCAGTAAAATGTAATGTTGATTGCAATTGTAATAGTGATAAGAGCCAGTGCACTTATGAGAGGCAGTATGCTGAAATGAGCTCCAGCAGCGGGGTACTTGGTGAGGACATTGTGTCGTTTGGCACAGAAAGTGAACTTAAGCCACAGCGTGCTGTTTTTGGCTGTGAAAATTCTGAAACTGGAGATTTGTTCAGCCAGCATGCTGATGGCATAATGGGGCTGGGCCGTGGTCAACTTAGCATAATGGATCAGCTTGTTGATAAGGGTGTCATAGGTGATTCATTCTCTATGTGCTATGGTGGAATGGATATTGGTGGTGGTGCTATGGTACTTGGTGCAATGCCTGGccctcctgacatggtatacacacATTCAAACGCTGTCCGCAGGTAACATAAGTCGTTTTGCACTCTTACATGGGAGTTTTGTTCGTTTTTCTGTGTGGGTGGGTTGCGGGTTCCTCTATTGTAATAGTGATGCACCTTCTTATTAACTTATCTCAAATGGAAACAGCCCATATTACAACATTGAGTTGAAGGAAATACATGTTGCTGGAAAGCCATTGCGGGTAGACCCAAGGATCTTTGACGGCAAACATGGGACTGTCTTGGATAGTGGGACCACATATGCATACCTCCCAGAACAAGCTTTTGTAGCTTTTAAAGATGCTGTAAGTTATGAGATGATTTGTCCTTCAGTTACTTAATAAATTTTACCATTTCATGGGATCTTTGTTCTTCTATAGGTATGTTTCCATTATGTGGAATCTACTTTCTTGCTATCTTGTTTTTGCAGTTTACCATTTTAAAAAGCGATCTTTCTATGTTTAGATGCCAATAATAGTAGTTGAGGACTTGCCATCTTTTTTACTTTTACGGCTTTGCACAAAGGAGGTTAACCATCATGATGACATAAAGCCTAATTTGGTCGCAAGGGAAATGTATCCCAGGGATCTAATCCCACTCGGGGGATTTTCATGGCCATCGGGATCCTCTCGTCCCACCACGGGGAGATCACCACGTCAGTTTGGATGACAGGAGAAAGGGGAGGAGATCACGTCCAGAAAAGATCTTGGTTGAAGGAGAAGACAGACGAACGCAGGGACATGACAgagattcctctggctgttgagaTCTTGGGGGAAGGAAAAGCACGGCGGCTGACCCGTCTCTGCCGCCGGAGGGCAGATGGTCTTGGAGGCGTAGCACTCAGGGTAGTCGTCGGAGGAGATTGCCTGGTGCGTCTTGTGCCGTTGCCTCACGTGAGAGAGCGCCAGTCGTGGCTTTTCTCCCCAACCTCTCTAGGCGTGGATCTCTCACCCGGGGAAAGGATGGAGATCGGGGCAGAAAATCCCCAGCGAGTGAGCGACCAAATGCCGCGGCGGTTTTCCACGGGTTGATTCGCCCCGTGGGTTCTGTGCCATGGTTTTGAGGGGGATcccgtgctaccaaacgagccctaAATGTTTTAATGCCTTGGGGTAATGGAAGTGTTACTCCCTACTTTGGTCTTTGGCACCATCTACTTCTGTATATCTATCACCACCAAATATGTTGGTCACTGTTTCTCCTTCTATTCTCTTGATTGTTGCTTTGCAAAATTGTCCGAATTACTGTTGGNNNNNNNNNNNNNNNNNNNNNNNNNNNNNNNNNNNNNNNNNNNNNNNNNNNNNNNNNNNNNNNNNNNNNNNNNNNNNNNNNNNNNNNNNNNNNNNNNNNNNNNNNNNNNNNNNNNNNNNNNNNNNNNNNNNNNNNNNNNNNNNNNNNNNNNNNNNNNNNNNNNNNNNNNNNNNNNNNNNNNNNNNNNNNNNNNNNNNNNNNNNNNNNNNNNNNNNNNNNNNNNNNNNNNNNNNNNNNNNNNNNNNNNNNNNNNNNNNNNNNNNNNNNNNNNNNNNNNNNNNNNNNNNNNNNNNNNNNNNNNNNNNNNNNNNNNNNNNNNNNNNNNNTCACACAACATACACATGTACACAGGCTGTTTTGGTGACTTGCTGCCTCACAGCCAAAGCCATTTCTCTTATTAATGCACTACTAGCTTACCTTACAAAGATGGCATACCTTCCTTTACTAACACAGCTCAGAAGTAGCTAGCTTCCTTGCATACAAAGATAACTAGTACTCAAACTTCCTTTACCTTTTAACTGCTCTTACTGCCATGCAGCTATGATATAGCTGGACTTGCATATGTTTAAGATAAACGATAAGATTAATTCTAACaattactccctccggtcctttttagtctgcatataagttttgtccgaagtcaaagtatctctactttgaccaaacttataggaaAAAGATCAACACTCACAATGCCAAATCAGTGTTTTTAGTTTCATTATGAATTGTAGTTTCATggaatatatatttggtatt is a window of Triticum dicoccoides isolate Atlit2015 ecotype Zavitan chromosome 2B, WEW_v2.0, whole genome shotgun sequence DNA encoding:
- the LOC119363135 gene encoding aspartic proteinase 39-like, encoding MASRGWRRPLASLPALALALLLLAVAAAAAGSPDRTAPSRPPLVLPLTLSYPNASRVASSRSRRGLAEGGHPSARMRLHDDLLTNGYYTTRLYIGTPPQEFALIVDSGSTVTYVPCASCEQCGNHQDPRFQPDLSSTYSPVKCNVDCNCNSDKSQCTYERQYAEMSSSSGVLGEDIVSFGTESELKPQRAVFGCENSETGDLFSQHADGIMGLGRGQLSIMDQLVDKGVIGDSFSMCYGGMDIGGGAMVLGAMPGPPDMVYTHSNAVRSPYYNIELKEIHVAGKPLRVDPRIFDGKHGTVLDSGTTYAYLPEQAFVAFKDAVTSKVHPLKKIRGPDPNYKDICFAGAGRNVSQLSEVFPKVDMVFGNGQKLSLSPENYLFRHSKVEGAYCLGVFQNGKDPTTLLGGIVVRNTLVTYDRHNEKIGFWKTNCSELWERLQSGGAPSPASSSDPGSQADLSPAPAPSGLPEYDVGLIAVYMSINVTYPNLKPHLHELAELLAKELEIDSSQVRLMNVTGQGNSTLIRWDIFPAGSSNSMSNATAMGIIYRLTQHHVQLPEHLGSYQLLEWNVQQPVSRRSWLQEHVVSILVGVLLVVFLSLSAFLGLYLWRKKFRGQAAYRPVGSVGPEQELQPL